The Streptomyces sp. NBC_01775 genome includes a region encoding these proteins:
- a CDS encoding (2Fe-2S)-binding protein, producing MNRVYVCSCFGITEEQVREHADAGACTPRQIASASKAGTDCGSCVRSIQGILGRGQCPRRAAMERGETALTGSAPSSGAELAELKPEPAETPAAARVAA from the coding sequence GTGAACCGCGTGTACGTCTGCTCATGCTTCGGCATCACCGAGGAGCAGGTGCGCGAGCACGCGGACGCGGGGGCGTGCACCCCGCGCCAGATTGCCTCCGCGAGCAAGGCCGGCACGGACTGCGGCTCCTGCGTCCGCAGTATCCAGGGCATCCTCGGGCGCGGCCAGTGCCCCCGGCGGGCGGCCATGGAGCGGGGCGAGACGGCGCTGACGGGATCGGCGCCGAGCAGCGGGGCGGAGCTGGCCGAGCTGAAGCCGGAGCCCGCGGAGACACCGGCCGCGGCCCGGGTGGCGGCGTAG
- a CDS encoding metal-dependent hydrolase family protein, protein MTTAALRIVGARLIDGTGALPVDDGVIHIDEDGTLAYAGRAAGEPGTAPGVRTVDLRGRTVLPGFIDTHVHFGAGSPADVARRFQEDPTLRVFRTAERMRKTLDAGVTTARDLGGIPAGFRTAQAEGLTAGPRLHTAVRIMGHTGGHADFSTPCGLDLSDGIGEIVDTPDQVRIGVRRLLREGADVIKLCATGGMGSPHDQPDDEGLSEEEIRTVVDEVSRHGGRPVAAHAQGTAGILNAVRGGVTSVEHGYGLDARARELAGERGTFVVPTLSTVFDGIDKSTMEPYHYEKKIRWSGITKENIAAAIADGVRIAMGTDAAMCPHGRNLRELTHLVALGMSPLAAITAGTSSAAELLGLSERIGTLTAGKDADLVVCDGDPLADISLLADPARVVAVLQRGTVRKSLLPDELPADVLPAGAPSAVPGPPSPAPGE, encoded by the coding sequence GTGACCACTGCCGCTCTCAGGATCGTCGGCGCCCGCCTCATCGACGGCACCGGTGCGCTGCCCGTGGACGACGGTGTGATCCACATCGACGAGGACGGCACCCTCGCCTACGCCGGGCGCGCCGCGGGCGAGCCCGGCACGGCGCCCGGTGTGCGCACCGTCGACCTGCGGGGCCGTACCGTGCTGCCGGGCTTCATCGACACCCACGTCCACTTCGGCGCCGGGTCCCCCGCCGATGTGGCCCGCCGCTTCCAGGAGGACCCGACCCTGCGGGTCTTCCGCACCGCCGAGCGGATGCGCAAGACGCTCGACGCGGGCGTCACCACGGCCCGCGACCTGGGCGGTATCCCGGCCGGGTTCCGCACGGCGCAGGCCGAGGGGCTGACCGCCGGGCCCCGCCTCCACACCGCCGTACGGATCATGGGCCACACCGGCGGCCACGCCGACTTCAGCACCCCGTGCGGCCTGGACCTCAGCGACGGCATCGGCGAGATCGTGGACACCCCCGACCAGGTGCGGATCGGAGTGCGCCGGCTGCTGCGCGAGGGCGCCGACGTCATCAAGCTGTGCGCGACCGGCGGCATGGGCAGCCCCCACGACCAGCCCGACGACGAGGGCCTGAGCGAGGAGGAGATCCGCACCGTCGTCGACGAGGTCTCCCGGCACGGCGGACGCCCCGTCGCGGCACACGCCCAGGGCACGGCGGGCATCCTCAACGCCGTCCGGGGCGGTGTGACCAGCGTCGAGCACGGCTACGGGCTGGACGCGCGGGCCCGCGAACTGGCCGGCGAGCGCGGCACCTTCGTCGTACCGACCCTCTCCACGGTCTTCGACGGTATCGACAAGTCGACCATGGAGCCGTACCACTACGAGAAGAAGATCCGCTGGTCCGGCATCACCAAGGAGAACATCGCCGCCGCCATCGCCGACGGCGTACGGATCGCGATGGGCACCGACGCCGCGATGTGCCCGCACGGTCGCAATCTGCGCGAGCTGACCCACCTGGTCGCCCTCGGCATGTCCCCGCTGGCCGCCATCACGGCGGGCACCAGCAGCGCGGCGGAGCTCCTCGGCCTCTCCGAACGGATCGGCACCCTGACGGCGGGCAAGGACGCGGACCTGGTGGTGTGCGACGGCGATCCGCTGGCGGACATCTCGCTGCTCGCCGACCCGGCCCGCGTCGTCGCCGTCCTCCAGCGCGGCACCGTGCGCAAGAGCCTGCTGCCCGACGAACTGCCCGCCGACGTGCTGCCCGCCGGGGCGCCGTCCGCCGTGCCCGGCCCGCCGTCCCCGGCGCCCGGCGAGTAG
- a CDS encoding AbgT family transporter, producing MAKTTRTTPAATAPGGALLDRMLGLIERGGNRLPHPFYLFTALFALLAVTTTVLAAAGVTVRVPGADKTLQVHGLLTGEGIRWLLANLIPNFTGFPSLGTVLLMMMAVGVAERTGLLEAAVRISIARAPARLLPYAVAFIACQAHLMSDIAIIVIPPLAALAFKAAGRNPVAGLIGAFACVCAGYAAGFTIGALDALYVGITEKAAAVLPDVGGVETHILVNYFYTSTASVLLALLGGFLTSRVLEPRLPEPTGDGVTDPDTDEAAAPGTGADQGTGADPGKDGEAPKSGAAVPGAAQAAGVSTAVSAREKRGLLFALLSVALYGAAVVTAWLIPGSPLRGEGGALVPSPVLDGVVPILFVAFLLGGAVYGVTVRTLRSADDVPKIMAQSVTGMSGYIVLIFVISQVIGLFEWSNAGTLLAVKGASLLKAAGLTGFTGLLLFVLLVCVLNLFITSGSALWSLMAPVFVPTFMLLGLEPAVTQAAFRIGDSATQMITPMNPYLFLALALLRRYEPQAQLGTLLSRLAVFTVPFLAAWLAVLGIFYLADLPLGPGAGIHLP from the coding sequence ATGGCCAAGACGACCCGCACCACCCCCGCCGCCACCGCCCCCGGGGGCGCCCTGCTGGACCGGATGCTGGGGCTGATCGAGCGCGGCGGCAACCGGCTGCCGCACCCCTTCTACCTGTTCACCGCGCTCTTCGCCCTCCTCGCGGTGACCACGACCGTGCTGGCCGCCGCCGGGGTGACCGTACGGGTGCCGGGCGCCGACAAGACGCTCCAGGTGCACGGCCTCCTCACGGGCGAGGGCATCAGATGGCTGCTGGCCAACCTGATACCCAACTTCACCGGCTTCCCCTCGCTGGGCACGGTGCTGCTGATGATGATGGCCGTCGGCGTCGCGGAGCGGACGGGGCTGCTGGAGGCCGCCGTCCGCATCTCCATCGCCCGCGCGCCCGCCCGGCTGCTGCCCTACGCGGTCGCCTTCATCGCCTGCCAGGCCCACCTGATGAGCGACATCGCCATCATCGTGATCCCGCCGCTGGCCGCGCTCGCCTTCAAGGCCGCGGGCCGCAACCCGGTCGCCGGACTCATCGGCGCATTCGCCTGCGTGTGCGCCGGATACGCGGCGGGCTTCACCATCGGCGCCCTGGACGCGCTCTACGTCGGCATCACCGAGAAGGCAGCCGCCGTGCTGCCCGACGTCGGCGGGGTCGAGACCCACATCCTGGTCAACTACTTCTACACCTCGACAGCCAGCGTCCTCCTCGCCCTCCTCGGCGGCTTCTTGACCAGTCGCGTCCTGGAGCCCCGGCTGCCCGAACCCACGGGCGACGGGGTCACCGACCCGGACACGGACGAGGCAGCGGCGCCGGGCACCGGCGCGGACCAGGGCACCGGCGCGGACCCGGGCAAGGACGGCGAAGCGCCGAAGTCCGGCGCCGCTGTGCCCGGAGCCGCGCAGGCCGCCGGGGTCAGCACCGCCGTCAGCGCGCGGGAGAAGCGCGGACTGCTGTTCGCGCTGCTGTCCGTCGCCCTCTACGGGGCGGCCGTGGTGACCGCCTGGCTGATACCCGGCAGCCCGCTGCGCGGTGAGGGCGGCGCGCTCGTCCCCTCGCCGGTGCTCGACGGGGTGGTGCCGATCCTGTTCGTGGCGTTCCTGCTGGGCGGCGCGGTCTACGGCGTCACCGTGCGGACGCTGCGCAGCGCCGACGACGTCCCGAAGATCATGGCCCAGTCGGTCACCGGAATGTCCGGCTACATCGTCCTGATCTTCGTGATCAGCCAGGTGATCGGGCTCTTCGAGTGGTCCAACGCCGGCACCCTGCTGGCCGTCAAGGGCGCCTCGCTGCTCAAGGCCGCCGGGCTGACCGGCTTCACCGGACTGTTGCTGTTCGTCCTGCTGGTCTGCGTCCTCAACCTGTTCATCACCTCCGGCTCGGCGCTGTGGTCCCTGATGGCGCCGGTCTTCGTGCCGACGTTCATGCTGCTGGGCCTGGAGCCCGCGGTGACCCAGGCGGCCTTCCGCATCGGCGACTCCGCGACCCAGATGATCACGCCGATGAACCCGTACCTGTTCCTCGCGCTCGCGCTGCTGCGCCGCTACGAGCCCCAGGCACAGCTGGGCACCCTGCTCTCCCGGCTGGCCGTCTTCACCGTGCCCTTCCTCGCCGCCTGGCTCGCCGTCCTGGGCATCTTCTATCTGGCCGACCTGCCGCTGGGGCCCGGCGCCGGCATCCACCTGCCGTGA
- a CDS encoding class II 3-deoxy-7-phosphoheptulonate synthase, with amino-acid sequence MTVNAHPEAADHTWRDLPAAQQPDWPDHQALRDALAELESYPPLVFAGECDQLRARLGSVARGEAFLLQGGDCAEAFDQVSAEHIRNKLKTLLQMGAVLTYAGSVPVVKVGRIAGQYSKPRSKPTETRDGVTLPVYRGDSVNGFEFTEETRRPDPERLKRMYHASASTLNLVRAFTTGGYADLRQVHAWNQDFVKSSPSGQRYEALAREIDQAMKFMHACGTDPEELKTVEFYSSHEALLLDYESALTRVDSRSGNLYDVSGHMIWIGERTRQLDGAHIEFASRVRNPVGVKLGPTTTSEEALALIERLDPDREPGRLTFITRMGADKIRDRLPELVEKVTASGAQVAWVCDPMHGNTFEAASGHKTRRFDDVLDEVKGFFEVHKGLGTHPGGIHMELTGDDVTECVGGGDEIFVDDLHQRYETACDPRLNRSQSLDLAFLVAEMYRDQ; translated from the coding sequence GTGACTGTGAACGCCCACCCCGAAGCCGCTGACCACACCTGGCGAGATCTGCCCGCAGCGCAGCAGCCCGACTGGCCGGACCACCAGGCTCTGCGCGACGCCCTCGCGGAGCTGGAGTCCTATCCGCCGCTCGTCTTCGCGGGCGAGTGCGACCAGTTGCGTGCCCGGCTGGGTTCGGTCGCGCGCGGCGAGGCGTTCCTGCTCCAGGGCGGCGACTGCGCGGAGGCGTTCGACCAGGTCAGCGCCGAGCACATCCGCAACAAGCTGAAGACGCTCCTCCAGATGGGCGCGGTGCTGACCTACGCGGGCTCCGTGCCCGTCGTCAAGGTCGGCCGGATCGCGGGTCAGTACAGCAAGCCCCGCTCCAAGCCGACCGAGACCCGCGACGGGGTGACCCTGCCGGTCTACCGGGGCGACTCGGTCAACGGCTTCGAGTTCACCGAGGAGACCCGCAGGCCGGACCCCGAGCGGCTGAAGCGGATGTACCACGCCTCGGCCTCCACGCTGAACCTGGTGCGCGCCTTCACCACCGGCGGCTACGCCGACCTGCGCCAGGTCCACGCCTGGAACCAGGATTTCGTCAAGTCGAGCCCCTCCGGGCAGCGCTACGAGGCGCTGGCCCGCGAGATCGACCAGGCGATGAAGTTCATGCACGCCTGCGGCACCGATCCCGAAGAGCTCAAGACGGTCGAGTTCTACTCCTCGCACGAGGCGCTGCTGCTCGACTACGAATCGGCGCTCACCCGCGTCGACTCGCGCAGCGGCAACCTCTACGACGTCTCCGGGCACATGATCTGGATCGGCGAGCGCACCCGCCAGCTGGACGGCGCGCACATCGAGTTCGCCTCCCGGGTCCGCAACCCGGTCGGCGTCAAGCTCGGCCCGACGACGACCTCGGAGGAGGCGCTCGCGCTCATCGAGCGGCTCGACCCGGACCGCGAGCCCGGCCGTCTGACGTTCATCACGCGGATGGGCGCCGACAAGATCCGGGACCGGCTGCCGGAGCTGGTGGAGAAGGTCACAGCCTCCGGCGCGCAGGTCGCCTGGGTCTGCGACCCGATGCACGGCAACACCTTCGAGGCGGCCAGCGGGCACAAGACCCGGCGCTTCGACGACGTGCTGGACGAGGTCAAGGGCTTCTTCGAGGTCCACAAGGGCCTGGGCACCCACCCCGGCGGCATCCACATGGAGCTGACGGGCGACGATGTGACCGAGTGCGTGGGCGGCGGCGACGAGATCTTCGTCGACGACCTGCACCAGCGCTACGAGACGGCCTGCGACCCGCGCCTGAACCGCAGCCAGTCGCTCGACCTGGCGTTCCTCGTCGCGGAGATGTACCGCGACCAGTGA